The genomic region GACGGCGAGCACGCGCGGTTCGACCTGCACGGAGTCGGGGCCGAGCCTGAGATCACTGTCGGCCTCGGGGGCCAGGCGGCGGGGGATCGGGTGGGGGATCTTCACCAGGCTTCTCCGGTCGAGGTCGAGGTCGAGGTCGAGGTCGTGACGGGGACGTGCGGCAGGGCGGGGAAGGGGTGGGGCGGTGTGTCGGGGTCGCAGGCCGCGCTGAGCGCGGCGTAGGCTGCGGCGCCGCCCAAGGGGCGGACGGCGATCTCGGCGGCCGCGAGCAGCCCCGCGGTCTCGTCGCAGCGCCGGAGCGCTCGTCCTGCGGCACCTGGGTCGGTGCGGTTCTCGCGGTGCACGATCAGCACCTGCCGGTGCAGCAGTTCCTGCTGGTGGGCGAGGTCGGCGAGGAAGTCGGCGTGCGCGAGGCAGGCCTGTTCCAGCAGCGGATGCGGCAGCGTGGGCGCGGCCTGTTCGAGGGCGGCGACGCGGGAGCCGATCTCCAGGCGGCGGGTGCGGACCAGGATCTGCACGGGGCCGCTGAGGGAGTTGAGCCAGCGGCCGAACGCCGAGATGAGGACCTGCTGTTCGCCGCCGGTGCGCAGGGCGAGGTTGACGGTGCCGGCCTCGCTGATCGCCGCACACCCATGCGGGCCGAGGTCCAGGACGCCGTCCTCGTCGACGTCCGTGATCGGCAGGCTGAGTCTGCCGATGCTCTCTGCCGGCTGGTCGCCGAGGATCTCGGCCTGCCACGACAGCACGTCGGCCAGGCCGCCGGTCGGGGTCAGGCGCCTGGGTGAGCGGTGGTGGCGCAGGGCCGCGAGCAGCCAGCGGTCCAGCGTCAGCCCGTCGCGGCGGGTGAGGACCGTGAGCGTCGCCGCCGTTGCGAGGGGCAGGGCGCCTGCGGCGAAGAAAAGCGGCGGCACCAGGCGCTCGGTGGCGTGGTAGACACCCCACACGACTAGCAGGACGGCGGCGAGCTGGACGGCCTGACGGGCGGTCAGGGGGCCCAGGACGGTGTCCTCCTTGTCGACGTCGGGGATCTTCACCAACGAGGCCCACGGCTCGTCGTCGCTGGGGTGTCTGCTCAACTTGGGTTCCTCTTTCGGCGGGTGCCGGGCGGGTGGTCGTCCATGGGTGGGCGCAGGACGGCGGGTCTGGGGAGCGGTGGTGGGAGGTTGGCGCGGGCGGGGCGCAGGTTTGACGCGGCGTTGGGCCGCACGGCGGGCGGCAGTGGCACCGTCCGGCCGTTGCCGCCCGTGCCGCCGGGCAGTGGCCGGGGCGGGCGCGCCCCCGGGCCGCCGGGGCCAATCGGTGGTCCGCTGGCACCGGGGCGGTTGCCCGGCCCGCCGGGGTTACCGGGCGGAAGGCCTGGACCGGAGCCGGGGGTGGGTGGCGGGGTCGGCGTGTTGAGGCGGTTTCCGGGGGCGTGTCTGCGGGGGCGGCCCCATTGGTAGGCCGGTGCCGGGTTCGCGCCGCCGGGACCGTTGCCGGGCGGG from Kitasatospora azatica KCTC 9699 harbors:
- a CDS encoding PrgI family protein, coding for MSRHPSDDEPWASLVKIPDVDKEDTVLGPLTARQAVQLAAVLLVVWGVYHATERLVPPLFFAAGALPLATAATLTVLTRRDGLTLDRWLLAALRHHRSPRRLTPTGGLADVLSWQAEILGDQPAESIGRLSLPITDVDEDGVLDLGPHGCAAISEAGTVNLALRTGGEQQVLISAFGRWLNSLSGPVQILVRTRRLEIGSRVAALEQAAPTLPHPLLEQACLAHADFLADLAHQQELLHRQVLIVHRENRTDPGAAGRALRRCDETAGLLAAAEIAVRPLGGAAAYAALSAACDPDTPPHPFPALPHVPVTTSTSTSTSTGEAW